In a single window of the Pseudochaenichthys georgianus chromosome 16, fPseGeo1.2, whole genome shotgun sequence genome:
- the LOC117461309 gene encoding tumor necrosis factor receptor superfamily member 11B-like — translation MSARIAKSNPAMKLIVLFTASFSWAFQEQDILPKYQYLDPVTSDLLLCDQCPPGTAVKRHCTTDTPTECQVCPQRHFAENWHWGDTCQYCTSVCKERQLVKQQCNSTHDQLCECAPGFHLVVEFCITHSSCPPGYGVTALGTPVSDTTCERCPAGHFSIRDSSTKSCQPHKNCSGLGLKTLRWGTSTSNSLCTNKTASPECSQQHSLCQTDVNLCEEAVFQSLSSLRLSSVPVERLLESLPGRRVDRKSLEKVKKACSPQQQVLQLLRLWREQNKDHDKMYGIIQGVNLCEKKVSRCNGLKNLTLEDLLKVTDSLPGVKVKLEDVRAVVSTCLPQQYILQLLHLWKMANYDLDLAKGLSHSLRVLRNNGAPRHLLKGLKKFSRIIGTTSTHKMYEKMFVSMLHDESCFKAHKPLNE, via the exons ATGAGCGCACGGATAGCGAAATCCAACCCGGCCATGAAACTGATAGTG CTTTTCACAGCATCTTTCTCCTGGGCCTTTCAGGAGCAGGACATACTGCCGAAGTACCAGTACCTCGAccctgtgacctctgacctcctgCTGTGCGACCAGTGCCCTCCTGGCACCGCTGTGAAGCGACACTGCACCACCGACACACCCACAGAGTGCCAGGTCTGTCCTCAGAGGCATTTTGCTGAAAACTGGCACTGGGGGGACACCTGCCAATACTGCACCTCG gtgtgcAAGGAGCGACAGCTTGTGAAGCAGCAGTGCAACAGCACCCACGACCAGCTTTGTGAGTGTGCTCCAGGTTTCCACCTTGTGGTGGAGTTCTGCATTACACACAGCTCTTGTCCACCCGGATACGGAGTGACAGCTTTAG GTACACCGGTGAGTGACACCACGTGTGAACGTTGTCCCGCGGGTCATTTCTCAATCAGGGACTCCTCTACCAAGTCATGTCAGCCCCACAAAAACTGCTCCGGTTTGGGCTTAAAAACACTGAGATGGGGCACGTCTACTTCGAATAGCCTCTGTACAAACAAAACGGCTTCTCCGGAGTGCTCTCAGCAACATTCTTTGTGCCAAACTG atgtgaaccttTGTGAGGAGGCAGTGTTCCAGTCCCTCTCTTCCCTGCGACTGTCCTCGGTGCCGGTGGAGCGGCTGTTGGAGAGTCTCCCCGGGCGGAGGGTGGACCGTAAGAGCCTGGAGAAGGTGAAGAAGGCCTGCTCCCCCCAGCAGCAGGTCCTCCAGCTGCTGCGCCTGTGGAGGGAGCAGAACAAAGACCATGACAAGATGTATGGCATCATTCAAG GTGTCAACCTCTGTGAGAAGAAAGTCTCCCGCTGCAACGGCCTAAAAAACCTAACCCTAGAGGACCTCCTGAAGGTCACCGACAGCCTGCCAGGGGTCAAAGTTAAGCTGGAGGATGTCCGGGCCGTAGTCTCCACTTGTCTGCCCCAGCAGTACATCCTGCAGCTGCTACACCTCTGGAAGATGGCAAACTATGACCTGGATCTTGCCAAAGGTCTGTCTCACAGTCTGAGGGTGCTGCGCAACAACGGGGCCCCACGCCATCTGCTGAAAGGCCTGAAGAAGTTTAGCCGCATCATAGGAACCACCTCCACGCACAAGATGTATGAGAAGATGTTTGTTAGTATGCTTCACGATGAGTCCTGTTTTAAGGCTCATAAACCATTAAATGAATAA